In Pleuronectes platessa chromosome 5, fPlePla1.1, whole genome shotgun sequence, a single genomic region encodes these proteins:
- the LOC128439628 gene encoding protein FAM124B, whose translation MSSSGVELRTRRVRRQQQLLLMNLHLLANPGDSLLLQHTLDRLLRWLCPSLRIFHVSERAAPFRSYTRLCPVAGYPSMAITFFLHEAYGEERILKVLDFFQRPPWQYHHTESGGNRTGGIHITSTSSPANPLLQPYLLPSRDFYSLGAGMPVWGVRPVHCGGEILRVTLYSGYDNYEDAVRLYETVLQQQAEEQKAGFCWFTLHTEPGLCLQLALKQLSPGVRVEPCISAVLQFSVDEIGQLVPLLPNPCTPISNTRWQTEDLDGNKVLFQVKTPAQPQRPLTCAFPPTCPSVSPRGIQLRSSGQGHSLSPCSLTTPLPWQAHRQGQRPLLDKHHGGGGGGAESLGSGSCCSTPPGSSCYSSQHSSPAPPSSSNQPDSPQRPSISHSLSHLLLEEDEEEPETNVDTGVPISPCSDVTVKPLTRSASVDLLMTCHSDRPAAIGASAAESLARELRECLPQTHTLPQGPSRTRGSAGFTNGGREGCNSRTGEVGQSPFKGPVVEKRTTAALLSARTNNEEPVDEFFI comes from the exons ATGTCGTCATCTGGCG ttgaGCTCAGGACCAGGCGGGTCAGgcgacagcagcagctcctgctaATGAATTTGCATCTTCTAGCCAACCCCGGagactctctgctgctgcagcacacactGGACCGCCTGCTGCGCTGGCTCTGCCCAAGCCTCCGCATCTTCCATGTGTCAGAGAGGGCCGCACCATTCAGGAGCTACACCCGCCTCTGTCCCGTGGCAG GCTACCCTTCCATGGCCATCACTTTCTTCCTCCACGAGGCCTACGGGGAGGAGCGAATCCTCAAAGTGCTGGACTTCTTCCAAAGGCCTCCGTGGCAGTACCATCACACAGAGAGCGGCGGCAACCGAACCGGGGGGATtcacatcacctccaccagctCCCCCGCCAACCCCCTGCTACAGCCCTACCTCCTGCCCAGCAGAGACTTCTACAGTTTGGGAGCGGGGATGCCCGTGTGGGGGGTTCGACCGGTACACTGCGGTGGAGAAATACTGCGTGTGACACTGTACAGTGGATACGACAACTACGAGGATGCTGTGCGGCTGTACGAGacagtgctgcagcagcaggcagaggagcagaaggCCGGCTTCTGCTGGTTCACGCTCCACACAG AGCCAGGGTTGTGCCTGCAGCTGGCGTTAAAGCAGTTGTCACCGGGGGTGCGGGTGGAGCCGTGCATATCCGCCGTGCTGCAGTTCAGTGTGGATGAAATTGGACAGCTGGTCCCACTGCTGCCTAACCCCTGCACACCCATCAGCAACACACGCTGGCAGACTGAAGACCTAGATGGCAACAAGGTTCTTTTTCAG GTGAAAACTCCAGCTCAGCCTcagcgacctctgacctgtgcttTCCCCCCGACCTGCCCCAGCGTATCCCCTCGGGGAATCCAGCTCAGGAGCTCGGGACAGGGCCACAGCCTGTCGCCCTGCAGCCTCACCACCCCCCTGCCCTGGCAAGCGCACAGGCAAG GTCAAAGGCCTCTCCTGGACAAGcatcatggaggaggaggaggtggagcagagagCCTGGGAtcaggcagctgctgcagcacccCTCCAGGCAGCTCCTGTTACTCATCCCAGCACAGCAGCCCCGcaccgccctcctcctccaatcAACCGGACTCTCCTCAGCGCCCCTCCATCAGCCACTCGCTCTCCCATCTTCTCctggaagaggacgaggaggagccagagaccAACGTAGACACGGGAGTTCCCATCTCGCCTTGCTCTGATGTGACGGTCAAACCCCTCACCCGCTCTGCCTCCGTAGACCTTTTAATGACTTGTCACTCGGACAGACCTGCAGCCATTGGGGCTTCCGCTGCCGAGAGTCTTGCCAGGGAGTTGAGGGAGTgtctgccacagacacacacactgcctcagGGCCCCTCCAGGACGCGGGGCTCTGCTGGTTTTACAAATGGCGGCAGGGAGGGTTGTAACAGCAGGACTGGCGAAGTGGGACAGAGTCCCTTCAAAGGGCCTGTGGTTGAGAAGAGGACTACTGCTGCACTGCTATCAGCACGCACAAACAATGAGGAGCCAGTAGATGAGTTCTTCATCTAA